One genomic region from Haloarcula taiwanensis encodes:
- a CDS encoding imidazole glycerol phosphate synthase subunit HisF produces MTLTKRIIPCIDVDVDENGDAAVYTGVNFEDLEYTGDPVEMAKAYNESGADEFVFLDITASAEGRETMLDTVSAVADEVFIPLTVGGGIRTRADIKETLRAGADKVSINSGAIAEPDLINDGAAAFGSQCIVISVDARRRFDNDGEHYTEVDGESCWFECTVKGGREGTGLDVIEWATEAEERGAGELFVNSIDADGTKDGYDIPLMKAVCDTVSTPVIASSGCGSPADMEEVFVDAGADAGLAASIFHFGEYSIAETKEYLDGKGIPVRL; encoded by the coding sequence ATGACGCTCACGAAACGGATCATCCCCTGTATCGACGTGGACGTAGACGAGAACGGTGACGCGGCAGTGTACACGGGAGTCAACTTCGAGGATCTGGAGTACACCGGCGACCCGGTCGAGATGGCAAAGGCCTACAACGAGTCCGGGGCCGACGAGTTCGTCTTTCTGGATATCACCGCCTCCGCCGAGGGTCGCGAGACGATGCTCGATACAGTGTCGGCCGTGGCCGACGAGGTGTTCATCCCGCTGACCGTCGGCGGTGGCATCCGGACGCGCGCCGACATCAAAGAGACGCTGCGGGCCGGTGCGGACAAGGTATCGATCAACTCCGGGGCCATCGCCGAACCGGACCTCATCAACGACGGCGCGGCAGCCTTCGGGAGCCAGTGCATCGTCATCTCCGTCGACGCCCGGCGGCGCTTTGACAACGACGGCGAGCACTACACCGAGGTCGACGGCGAGTCCTGCTGGTTCGAATGCACCGTCAAGGGCGGGCGCGAGGGAACTGGACTGGACGTCATCGAGTGGGCCACCGAAGCAGAAGAGCGCGGCGCGGGCGAGCTGTTCGTCAACTCTATCGACGCCGACGGGACCAAGGATGGCTACGACATCCCGCTGATGAAAGCCGTCTGTGACACCGTCTCGACGCCGGTTATCGCTTCCTCTGGCTGTGGGAGCCCGGCCGACATGGAAGAAGTGTTCGTCGATGCCGGCGCGGACGCCGGTCTCGCCGCCTCTATCTTCCACTTCGGCGAGTACTCCATCGCCGAGACCAAGGAGTATCTCGACGGCAAGGGGATTCCGGTCCGACTGTAA
- a CDS encoding DNA-directed RNA polymerase subunit L has product MDLRVIDKSDTELSIEIAGEDHTFMNVIKGALLETEGVTAATYDVNPEQSGGQTDPVLTIKTEEGVDALEALEDGTDAVIEKADSFTDAFEAAA; this is encoded by the coding sequence ATGGACCTTCGCGTTATCGACAAATCCGACACGGAACTCTCTATCGAAATCGCCGGTGAGGACCACACGTTCATGAACGTCATCAAAGGGGCGCTGCTGGAGACAGAGGGCGTCACGGCGGCGACCTACGACGTGAACCCGGAACAGTCCGGTGGCCAGACGGACCCGGTGCTGACAATCAAGACCGAGGAGGGCGTCGACGCGCTGGAAGCGCTCGAAGACGGAACCGACGCCGTCATCGAGAAGGCAGACAGCTTTACCGACGCGTTCGAAGCCGCCGCGTAA
- a CDS encoding DNA-binding protein, translating into MTDTATQPVADTAATSTDDEPAYDVPADATAHTCSYCGRPFARESWLALHRGLAHPNELGDEEIEAFRAAHSEEEESLSTFRLQALGALVLLYFGFLMVYALV; encoded by the coding sequence ATGACTGACACAGCAACCCAGCCGGTAGCTGATACGGCAGCGACAAGTACCGACGACGAACCAGCCTACGATGTCCCGGCCGACGCCACGGCCCACACGTGTTCGTACTGCGGCCGGCCGTTCGCCCGCGAGTCTTGGCTCGCGCTCCACCGCGGTCTGGCCCACCCTAACGAACTCGGCGACGAGGAGATTGAGGCCTTTCGAGCGGCCCACAGCGAGGAGGAAGAGTCGCTTTCGACGTTCCGACTCCAGGCACTGGGCGCGCTCGTACTCCTCTACTTTGGCTTCCTGATGGTGTACGCACTCGTGTAG
- a CDS encoding cox-type terminal oxidase subunit III yields the protein MSVSDEHADDGHGDHHLPATEDWPHGFGEASWWPFVTAIGGSGIYVSAALLVLSMGENALVSQTVGAGAMAGSVGLFLVGIYGWLYHAFVSDFWERGTDYHSDKTLKFAMLLFLGSEIATFGAGFVYYFIVRGGEVWTQAAVPEVFGSLVIINTLILIASSVTLHFSHVALRNGDRSRFLKLLGATLLLGIVFIGGQVYEYYEFIVHKGFTIGGGIYGSAFYGLTGLHGLHVTMGAVLLGIVFIRGYYGQYSAERHTSVSTASMYWHFVDIVWIFLVVVLYMGANLV from the coding sequence ATGAGTGTCTCCGATGAACACGCGGACGACGGGCACGGGGACCACCACCTCCCGGCAACGGAGGACTGGCCCCACGGGTTCGGCGAGGCCAGCTGGTGGCCCTTTGTGACGGCGATCGGTGGTTCGGGCATCTACGTCAGCGCGGCCCTGCTCGTGCTCTCGATGGGTGAGAACGCGCTTGTCAGCCAGACTGTCGGGGCAGGAGCGATGGCCGGGAGCGTCGGCCTCTTCCTCGTCGGCATCTACGGCTGGCTGTACCACGCCTTCGTCTCGGACTTCTGGGAGCGCGGGACGGACTACCACTCGGACAAGACGCTGAAGTTCGCCATGCTCCTGTTTCTCGGGAGCGAAATCGCCACGTTCGGCGCTGGCTTCGTGTACTACTTCATTGTGCGCGGCGGCGAGGTCTGGACACAGGCGGCAGTGCCCGAAGTGTTCGGCTCGCTGGTGATTATTAACACGCTGATTCTGATTGCCAGCTCCGTGACGCTGCACTTCAGTCACGTCGCGCTCCGTAACGGGGACCGCAGCCGGTTCCTGAAGCTGCTGGGCGCGACGCTGCTACTGGGCATCGTCTTCATCGGCGGACAGGTCTACGAGTACTACGAGTTCATCGTTCACAAGGGCTTTACAATCGGTGGCGGCATCTACGGGTCCGCGTTCTACGGGCTGACTGGGCTCCACGGGCTCCACGTCACGATGGGCGCTGTGCTCCTCGGTATTGTCTTCATCCGCGGGTACTACGGGCAGTACTCGGCTGAACGGCACACCTCCGTCTCGACGGCGTCGATGTACTGGCACTTCGTCGATATCGTCTGGATCTTCCTCGTCGTCGTGCTCTACATGGGCGCGAACCTGGTGTAA
- a CDS encoding flagella cluster protein, which produces MDRLDISGSFDVHEYRHGLKLLKDDRGTMTLSNREGFACPACGNEFETLFISDKRTNTFGNPGSPFCLVRTDDQLLVLTH; this is translated from the coding sequence ATGGATCGGCTAGACATCAGCGGGAGCTTTGACGTTCACGAGTACCGACACGGGCTCAAGCTGCTGAAAGACGACCGGGGTACGATGACGCTGTCGAACCGAGAGGGGTTCGCCTGTCCGGCCTGTGGCAACGAGTTCGAGACGCTCTTTATCAGCGACAAACGGACAAACACCTTCGGAAACCCCGGGTCGCCCTTCTGTCTGGTCCGGACTGATGACCAGCTGCTGGTCCTGACACATTGA
- a CDS encoding PGF-CTERM sorting domain-containing protein, translating to MHRIIPAIGLAALVVLSGCVTATVDSTVAADGTVSEYDLTLEMSPSVYDGLQNQAQQEGYDSVEGYLLADVNTSRMSNYTYEQELEGENVTLSMTFTDWNPGPESDVSVNASGGNVTFEDRTFVTANEDTDVAFGDGVAVEYRLTMPADISSSNADIVQNETAVWEYAADEPVEDPIRATSPAPSSAFGPGMGIPVAVVALLGAALLASRD from the coding sequence ATGCATCGGATTATCCCCGCAATCGGCCTCGCTGCCCTCGTCGTGCTATCCGGCTGTGTGACGGCGACGGTTGATTCGACTGTGGCCGCCGACGGCACAGTTTCGGAGTACGACCTGACCCTCGAAATGTCCCCGTCAGTGTACGACGGGCTTCAGAATCAGGCCCAGCAGGAAGGCTATGACTCGGTCGAAGGATATCTTCTGGCCGACGTGAACACCAGTCGAATGTCGAACTACACGTACGAACAAGAACTGGAGGGTGAGAACGTCACGCTCTCGATGACATTCACGGACTGGAACCCCGGCCCGGAAAGCGATGTGTCGGTCAACGCGAGCGGGGGCAACGTCACGTTCGAAGACCGGACGTTCGTTACTGCGAACGAGGATACTGATGTGGCCTTCGGCGACGGCGTCGCAGTCGAGTACCGGCTGACGATGCCCGCCGACATCTCGTCTTCGAACGCTGATATCGTTCAAAACGAGACCGCTGTCTGGGAGTACGCGGCTGATGAGCCGGTCGAGGACCCAATCCGCGCGACCAGCCCCGCGCCCTCGTCGGCCTTCGGTCCCGGTATGGGAATTCCCGTCGCCGTCGTGGCACTGCTGGGGGCCGCGCTGCTTGCCAGTCGGGACTGA
- a CDS encoding D-arabinose dehydrogenase: MRAARLHEYTHDMSNGLSIDDVGAPQVAAGDDVIVEVDGAGWCQTDNHIIEGMWEQYVPQDLPMTLGHENAGTVVETGDDVDIVSEGDKVICHPVQTCGTCRPCRQGETMYCENDAFNGLTTDGGFADQLLTSDRSVIPLPDGVDPADIAPHADAGITAYHAAKKAVDGLNPGDTAVVIGIGGLGHIGLQCLDAMCAADLVAVDIKQSARDLAADLGAHYTINPESEDVAAEVEAISDGVGAAQVLDFVGADETTALAPDICAAGGDHHIIGYGGHIHEPAQALVNGEFAYQGNIVGQYTELQELVALVDRGAVTLHTTQYDLSEVNTVAQMLENRDIDGRAVITP, encoded by the coding sequence ATGCGCGCAGCCAGACTCCACGAGTACACGCACGACATGTCGAACGGGCTCTCGATAGACGACGTAGGTGCGCCACAGGTCGCAGCCGGAGATGATGTCATCGTCGAAGTCGACGGAGCCGGCTGGTGCCAGACTGACAATCACATCATCGAGGGAATGTGGGAGCAGTACGTCCCGCAGGACCTCCCGATGACGCTGGGCCACGAGAACGCCGGCACAGTCGTCGAAACGGGCGACGACGTCGACATCGTCTCGGAAGGCGACAAAGTCATCTGCCACCCGGTCCAGACCTGTGGGACCTGCCGACCGTGCCGGCAAGGTGAGACCATGTACTGCGAGAACGACGCGTTCAACGGACTGACGACCGACGGCGGCTTCGCCGACCAGTTACTGACCAGCGACCGGTCGGTCATCCCGCTCCCCGATGGCGTCGACCCGGCTGACATCGCCCCGCACGCCGACGCCGGTATCACGGCCTATCACGCGGCGAAGAAAGCCGTCGACGGACTCAATCCCGGCGACACAGCGGTCGTTATCGGCATCGGCGGCCTCGGTCACATCGGCCTCCAGTGCCTCGACGCCATGTGTGCCGCCGACCTCGTCGCCGTCGACATCAAGCAGTCCGCTCGCGACCTCGCCGCCGACCTCGGTGCACACTACACCATCAACCCAGAAAGCGAAGACGTCGCCGCCGAGGTCGAAGCCATCAGCGATGGCGTCGGTGCCGCACAAGTCCTTGACTTCGTCGGGGCCGATGAGACGACGGCGCTCGCGCCCGATATCTGTGCCGCCGGCGGCGACCACCACATCATCGGCTACGGCGGCCATATCCACGAGCCCGCGCAGGCGCTCGTCAACGGCGAATTCGCTTATCAGGGAAACATCGTCGGTCAGTACACCGAGCTGCAGGAACTGGTCGCACTCGTCGACCGCGGCGCGGTTACCCTCCACACGACCCAGTACGACCTCAGCGAGGTGAACACCGTCGCACAGATGCTGGAAAACCGGGATATCGACGGGAGAGCGGTTATAACGCCCTGA
- a CDS encoding universal stress protein yields MYTILVPVDADEDRARGQAAFVAELPSAETEIKAVITHALTKEEAEAPEEIRNVERISTVRLVRDYLEDHDVDVQLAEGQQPPADGIIDLAEEFDVDQIVMGSRKRSPTGKAVFGSVSQQVLLEADDPVTVVGSRAE; encoded by the coding sequence ATGTACACGATACTTGTCCCAGTCGATGCCGATGAAGACCGCGCTCGTGGCCAGGCCGCCTTCGTCGCGGAGCTACCGTCTGCCGAGACCGAGATCAAGGCCGTAATCACACATGCACTGACCAAGGAAGAGGCGGAAGCGCCCGAGGAGATACGCAACGTCGAGCGGATCTCGACAGTCAGGCTCGTACGCGACTATCTCGAGGACCACGATGTCGATGTCCAGCTAGCTGAGGGCCAGCAGCCGCCGGCTGACGGCATCATCGACCTAGCCGAGGAGTTCGACGTCGACCAGATCGTCATGGGGTCCAGAAAGCGGTCACCGACCGGCAAGGCCGTGTTCGGGAGCGTCTCCCAGCAGGTCCTGCTTGAGGCGGACGACCCGGTCACCGTCGTCGGGTCCCGAGCTGAGTGA
- a CDS encoding ABC transporter ATP-binding protein — translation MASTPDATGDSTGEPVLRMENVTAGYGNTTVLHDVSIAVEDEQVACLIGPNGSGKSTLMKSIYGFADVQTGTVSFRGEDITGRSPQQNLSNGMSYVLQDASVFPGMSVHENMLMGGYVFNDDDRAAARAEELYAEFPVLADLRSQSAGTLSGGQRRLLELARALMVEPDVMMLDEPSIGLEPRFIDDVFERIKQLNDLGTTILLVEQNAEKGLSIADRGFVLASGEIKFTGTGTELLNDEEVGRLYLGG, via the coding sequence ATGGCATCCACACCAGACGCCACGGGCGACTCGACCGGGGAGCCGGTGCTTCGGATGGAGAACGTCACAGCCGGCTACGGCAACACGACGGTGTTACACGACGTGAGCATCGCTGTCGAGGACGAACAGGTCGCCTGTCTCATCGGTCCGAACGGCTCGGGGAAGTCCACGCTGATGAAGAGCATCTACGGCTTCGCGGATGTCCAGACCGGGACAGTGTCGTTTCGGGGCGAAGACATCACTGGCCGGTCGCCACAGCAGAACCTCAGCAACGGGATGAGCTACGTGCTGCAAGATGCCAGCGTCTTCCCGGGGATGAGCGTCCACGAGAACATGCTGATGGGCGGGTACGTGTTCAACGACGACGACCGCGCCGCCGCCCGTGCCGAGGAACTGTACGCGGAGTTCCCGGTGCTCGCCGACCTCCGGAGCCAGTCTGCCGGCACCCTCTCGGGCGGCCAGCGTCGCCTGCTGGAACTGGCCCGCGCGCTAATGGTTGAACCGGACGTGATGATGCTCGATGAGCCGTCTATCGGACTCGAACCGCGGTTTATCGACGACGTGTTCGAGCGCATCAAGCAGCTCAACGACCTCGGGACGACCATCCTGCTCGTCGAACAGAACGCCGAAAAGGGGCTCTCTATCGCCGACCGGGGCTTCGTGCTCGCAAGCGGCGAAATCAAGTTCACCGGCACGGGGACCGAACTGCTTAACGACGAGGAAGTCGGACGCTTGTATCTAGGAGGGTAA
- a CDS encoding ABC transporter ATP-binding protein codes for MSKATSGPVTDTDSDRAVLQTDGVTKRFGGLTAVDDVDIAIHSGEIVGLIGPNGAGKSTLFNCITGTLTPDEGRVYLQGEDVTDWPEHKIARAGLGRMFQETRIFGDMTVRENLLLAAQEGGADVSSLMRRPDSSLLARTDELLDYVDLGGLAETRAGRMSFGQQKLLEFAMELMSEPEILLMDEPAGGINPSMLGNLIDYIRSANEEQESTIFLIEHNMDFVMDIADRIYVLAHGERIAEGTPQEIQNDQRVLDAYLGRE; via the coding sequence ATGAGTAAAGCGACGAGCGGCCCGGTGACCGACACGGACAGCGACCGTGCGGTGTTGCAGACGGACGGCGTCACGAAGCGCTTCGGCGGGCTGACCGCCGTCGACGACGTGGACATCGCAATCCACAGCGGCGAAATCGTCGGCCTCATCGGGCCGAACGGCGCGGGCAAGTCCACGCTGTTCAACTGCATCACCGGCACGCTGACGCCCGACGAGGGCCGGGTCTACCTGCAGGGCGAGGACGTGACGGACTGGCCCGAACACAAAATCGCGCGGGCCGGCCTGGGCCGGATGTTCCAGGAAACCCGCATCTTCGGGGACATGACCGTCCGCGAGAACCTGCTGCTTGCGGCACAGGAGGGCGGCGCTGACGTCTCAAGCCTCATGCGTCGCCCCGACAGTTCGCTGCTCGCCCGGACGGACGAATTGCTGGACTACGTCGACCTCGGCGGGCTGGCCGAGACCCGCGCCGGGCGGATGAGCTTCGGCCAGCAGAAGCTACTCGAGTTCGCGATGGAGCTGATGTCGGAACCGGAGATCCTGCTGATGGACGAACCGGCCGGTGGCATCAACCCCTCGATGCTTGGGAATCTCATCGACTACATCCGCAGTGCCAACGAGGAACAGGAGTCGACCATCTTCCTCATCGAACACAACATGGACTTCGTCATGGACATCGCCGACCGCATCTACGTCCTGGCCCACGGCGAACGTATCGCTGAGGGGACGCCCCAAGAGATACAGAACGACCAGCGCGTGCTCGACGCGTACCTCGGGAGGGAGTAA
- a CDS encoding branched-chain amino acid ABC transporter permease, whose amino-acid sequence MSTTDEESGGVLRSILPPEQVDRFLGTCDDYGWPLLGLGALVAASFPLLGLEGGYYMTVLTEMFLFAILALSWDIVGGQTGYPSFGNMAFFGIGAYATAILTKDFALAFPVAFLLAGLLAVTFAAIIGIVVLRLRGHYFAIATLGVLLVAQQVSRILDITGGASGKILLETPSAETFYYLFLGVLVFEMGLVYYLSGTRFGFVLNAIRDDEEKATAMGFNTTYYKTAAWMLAGLFTGFAGAAYSLFNTFIDPQTAYNGAWNVELIAMALLGGSGTVAGPVIGAFGLHTIIELVETYAVGWQLVLLGGAVIITVIGFPKGVVGTLSEYASQMDYYKHGGMAATDTDDGSEVSADE is encoded by the coding sequence ATGAGCACGACTGACGAGGAGTCTGGCGGCGTCCTCCGGTCGATTCTTCCGCCGGAGCAAGTCGACCGGTTCCTCGGGACCTGTGACGACTACGGCTGGCCGCTTCTCGGTCTTGGAGCACTGGTTGCAGCCTCGTTCCCTCTCCTCGGCCTCGAAGGCGGGTACTACATGACAGTGCTCACTGAGATGTTCCTGTTTGCCATCCTGGCGCTCTCCTGGGACATCGTCGGCGGACAGACCGGGTATCCGAGTTTCGGGAATATGGCCTTCTTCGGGATCGGCGCGTACGCGACGGCCATCCTGACGAAGGACTTCGCCCTCGCGTTCCCGGTCGCGTTCCTGCTGGCCGGCTTGCTCGCCGTCACCTTCGCAGCTATCATCGGCATCGTCGTGCTTCGGCTCCGTGGCCACTACTTTGCCATTGCGACGCTGGGCGTCCTGCTGGTCGCGCAACAGGTCTCCCGCATCCTCGATATCACCGGTGGCGCCAGCGGCAAGATACTGCTGGAGACGCCGTCGGCCGAGACCTTCTACTACCTGTTCCTCGGCGTTCTCGTCTTCGAGATGGGGCTCGTCTACTACCTCTCGGGGACGCGCTTTGGCTTCGTGCTGAACGCCATCCGCGACGACGAGGAAAAGGCCACGGCGATGGGGTTCAATACCACCTACTACAAGACAGCCGCGTGGATGCTGGCCGGCCTGTTCACGGGCTTTGCCGGGGCCGCGTACAGCCTGTTCAACACGTTCATCGACCCCCAGACCGCCTACAACGGCGCGTGGAACGTGGAGCTCATCGCGATGGCGCTGCTGGGCGGGTCCGGCACCGTTGCCGGCCCCGTCATCGGCGCGTTCGGCCTCCACACCATCATCGAACTCGTGGAGACGTACGCCGTCGGGTGGCAGCTCGTCTTGCTCGGTGGGGCCGTCATCATCACTGTTATCGGCTTCCCCAAGGGGGTCGTCGGAACGCTCAGCGAATACGCGAGCCAGATGGACTACTACAAGCACGGCGGCATGGCCGCCACAGATACTGACGACGGATCGGAGGTGAGTGCCGATGAGTAA
- a CDS encoding branched-chain amino acid ABC transporter permease, whose translation MAATQFVVNGLLVGALFAGVAVGFALIWGVVDIINLAHGEMVMLGGYTSYWVLTLITGNAEGSPLLFLATIPVAIAVLFGIGYALQRTLVSRVIGTDIFLTLLVTFGASIAIQQLAIQAWSANPRSIQVSFADPSMTLAGIVVPKMKLVAFAGALVLTALMYVFLQKTRTGRAIRAVSQNPEAAALVGIDVEHTRAVTFGVSSAIAGGIGAFIAVILNIQPQMGLIYTLKSFIIVVFGGVGSIPGALIGGLLLGSVEELVAGFASSQWTLAVSFSLLIVLLILKPKGLFGQEADQ comes from the coding sequence ATGGCTGCCACCCAGTTCGTCGTCAACGGCCTGCTGGTCGGTGCGCTGTTCGCAGGCGTGGCGGTCGGATTCGCGCTCATCTGGGGCGTCGTCGACATCATCAATCTCGCCCACGGCGAGATGGTGATGCTCGGCGGCTACACCTCTTACTGGGTGCTGACGCTGATTACCGGGAACGCGGAGGGGTCGCCGCTCCTGTTTCTGGCGACCATCCCGGTTGCCATCGCCGTACTGTTCGGAATCGGCTACGCGCTCCAGCGAACGCTGGTCTCGCGCGTCATCGGAACCGACATCTTCCTCACACTGCTGGTGACCTTCGGCGCGAGCATCGCCATCCAGCAACTGGCGATACAGGCGTGGTCGGCGAACCCGCGGTCGATTCAGGTCAGCTTCGCGGACCCGTCGATGACTCTCGCCGGTATTGTCGTCCCGAAGATGAAACTTGTCGCCTTCGCCGGCGCGCTCGTCCTCACTGCGCTCATGTACGTGTTCCTCCAGAAAACACGGACCGGACGAGCGATACGGGCCGTCTCACAGAACCCCGAGGCCGCGGCGCTGGTCGGCATCGACGTCGAGCACACCCGCGCGGTGACCTTCGGCGTCTCATCGGCTATCGCCGGCGGTATCGGCGCGTTCATCGCCGTCATTCTGAACATCCAGCCGCAGATGGGGCTCATCTACACGCTCAAGAGCTTTATCATCGTGGTCTTTGGCGGCGTCGGAAGCATCCCCGGCGCGCTCATCGGCGGCCTGTTGCTCGGCTCGGTCGAGGAACTGGTCGCCGGCTTCGCGTCCTCGCAGTGGACGCTCGCAGTGAGCTTCTCGCTGCTCATCGTCTTGCTCATTCTCAAACCGAAGGGCCTGTTCGGCCAGGAGGCTGACCAATGA
- a CDS encoding branched-chain amino acid ABC transporter substrate-binding protein: MTGQHDRRAFLKVAGSTGVLGLTGLAGCSGDGGDGSSDGGDGSGGGDGGSTGESGSGTNVITLGGSMSLTGDNADLGQLYKDAYELTIERINESGGVEAGDGNTYELEMVLRDDSTDASQSKSIYQELIDREGIDYLLGPYSSTVTLPASAVAAQNQKPMVEGGGASPEIFAQGNEWIFGLLPTANKYAKSYIDMCLAQDSAPESIAILAEDGTFSQSTAEGARNKISDTDLELVVDQTFPSDTSDLSTNLGRVRDSGADILLLCAHQKHNIILANQMESQNVNVDAAMGTVGSLNESFKNEAGANGDYLYGPSSWAVNANFDDPVFGKTGDFVSAIEENYDYTPDYHSAAGEAVILTYMNAFQNVDELNPTAVRDHIRQAEFSTVYGSVAFDDSGVIDKNMLVYQWQPDPGLQITYPENVAQSEPIYPMPDWSER; this comes from the coding sequence ATGACTGGACAACACGACCGACGCGCGTTTCTGAAGGTGGCAGGAAGCACAGGTGTCCTCGGACTGACCGGCCTCGCTGGCTGTTCTGGTGACGGGGGCGACGGCAGTAGCGACGGGGGCGATGGAAGTGGTGGCGGCGACGGCGGCTCCACCGGCGAAAGCGGCAGTGGAACGAACGTCATCACTCTCGGTGGCTCGATGAGTCTCACTGGAGACAACGCCGACCTCGGGCAGTTGTACAAGGACGCGTACGAACTGACCATCGAGCGCATCAACGAGTCCGGCGGCGTCGAGGCCGGCGACGGCAACACGTACGAACTGGAGATGGTGCTCCGTGATGACAGCACCGACGCTTCCCAGTCGAAGTCCATCTATCAGGAACTCATCGACCGCGAAGGGATCGACTACCTGCTCGGACCGTACTCAAGTACGGTCACCCTGCCCGCGAGCGCCGTGGCCGCACAGAACCAGAAGCCGATGGTCGAGGGCGGCGGCGCAAGCCCGGAAATTTTCGCACAGGGCAACGAGTGGATTTTCGGCCTCCTGCCGACGGCGAACAAGTACGCCAAGAGCTACATCGACATGTGCCTCGCACAGGACTCGGCACCGGAGTCTATCGCGATCCTTGCCGAAGACGGCACGTTCAGCCAGTCGACCGCAGAGGGCGCACGGAACAAAATCAGTGACACAGATCTGGAACTGGTCGTCGATCAGACGTTCCCCTCGGACACGTCTGACCTCTCGACGAACCTCGGCAGAGTTCGAGACAGCGGCGCTGACATCCTCCTGCTGTGTGCCCACCAGAAGCACAACATTATTCTGGCCAACCAGATGGAGAGTCAGAACGTCAACGTCGACGCGGCGATGGGGACCGTCGGCAGCCTCAACGAATCGTTCAAGAACGAGGCCGGCGCGAACGGTGATTATCTGTACGGGCCGTCCTCGTGGGCCGTCAACGCGAACTTCGACGATCCGGTGTTCGGCAAGACCGGCGACTTCGTCTCGGCTATCGAGGAGAACTACGACTACACGCCGGACTACCACAGCGCGGCCGGCGAGGCAGTCATCCTCACCTATATGAACGCCTTCCAGAACGTCGACGAACTCAACCCGACAGCGGTCCGAGACCACATCCGACAGGCCGAATTCTCGACGGTGTACGGGTCTGTCGCCTTCGATGACAGCGGCGTCATCGACAAGAACATGCTGGTCTATCAGTGGCAGCCTGACCCGGGCCTCCAGATCACGTACCCGGAGAACGTCGCACAGTCGGAACCGATATATCCGATGCCCGACTGGAGCGAGCGCTGA